A window of Eubacteriaceae bacterium ES3 contains these coding sequences:
- a CDS encoding ABC-F family ATP-binding cassette domain-containing protein: protein MSILNVEKLSHGFGDRAIFHQVSFRLLKGEHIGLIGPNGEGKSTFMNIITGALMPDEGKVEWSKNVRVGYLDQHANLKEGMSIRDVLTSAFDFLLEIEKRIGILYEEMGDCSPEDLEAALEEVGTLQDMLEFHDFYLIDSKVEEIGRSLGLSDIGLDKEITELSGGQRTKVLLGKLLLEKPDILLLDEPTNYLDEGHIEWLKRYLNDYENAFILISHDLPFLNSVINIIYHMDNQKLTRYVGDYEKFKEVLAAKRAQEEAAYNRQQNEIAELKDFVARNKARVSTRNMAMSRQKKLDKMDIIELAGEKPKPRFQFKEAGTSGRILFEAREMIIGYDEALSKPLNLTMERKKKIVLKGTNGIGKTTLLKSLLGLIPPIDGEVEKGEKLEIGYFEQEMDQNVRTTCIEEVWQEFPSYTQYEVRAALAKCGLTTKHIESMVKVLSGGEQAKVRLCKLINRETNVLVLDEPTNHLDADAKEELKRALTDYSGAILMVCHEPEFYEDFVDQVWDCSQWTTKLF from the coding sequence ATGAGTATTTTAAATGTAGAGAAGCTTTCTCATGGATTTGGTGACCGGGCAATTTTTCATCAGGTTTCGTTTCGTCTGCTTAAAGGGGAACATATTGGACTGATCGGCCCTAACGGAGAAGGAAAATCCACTTTTATGAATATAATCACCGGAGCACTTATGCCCGATGAAGGTAAGGTTGAATGGTCAAAGAATGTTAGAGTAGGTTACCTCGATCAGCATGCCAACTTAAAGGAAGGGATGAGTATTCGGGATGTTCTGACTTCTGCCTTTGATTTTCTTTTGGAAATTGAAAAAAGAATTGGCATATTATACGAAGAAATGGGAGACTGCTCGCCGGAAGATCTGGAAGCAGCTCTGGAAGAGGTGGGAACACTTCAGGATATGCTGGAATTCCATGATTTTTATCTGATTGATTCCAAGGTCGAAGAAATTGGACGGTCGTTAGGTTTAAGTGATATTGGGCTGGACAAGGAAATTACCGAATTAAGTGGCGGTCAGAGAACCAAGGTGCTTTTGGGCAAGCTGCTTTTAGAAAAACCAGATATTCTGCTTTTGGATGAGCCAACCAATTATCTGGATGAAGGTCATATAGAGTGGCTCAAACGTTATTTGAATGACTATGAAAATGCCTTTATCCTGATCTCCCATGATCTGCCTTTCTTAAATTCAGTGATCAATATTATTTATCATATGGATAATCAGAAACTGACTCGTTATGTTGGGGATTATGAGAAGTTTAAAGAGGTTCTTGCAGCAAAACGGGCCCAGGAAGAGGCTGCTTATAATCGACAGCAGAATGAAATAGCAGAACTTAAGGATTTTGTTGCCCGTAACAAAGCCAGAGTATCGACCCGAAACATGGCCATGTCCCGCCAGAAAAAATTGGATAAGATGGATATTATTGAGCTGGCTGGGGAGAAACCGAAACCGCGCTTTCAATTCAAGGAGGCTGGTACCAGCGGCCGTATACTGTTTGAAGCGAGAGAGATGATTATCGGTTATGACGAGGCTTTATCTAAACCACTCAATTTAACGATGGAACGTAAAAAGAAAATTGTCTTAAAGGGAACCAACGGAATTGGTAAAACAACGCTTCTAAAAAGTCTTTTGGGACTGATTCCACCAATTGATGGGGAAGTGGAAAAAGGCGAGAAACTGGAAATTGGTTATTTTGAACAGGAAATGGACCAGAATGTCAGAACGACCTGTATTGAAGAAGTCTGGCAGGAATTTCCCTCCTATACCCAGTATGAGGTCCGGGCGGCATTGGCCAAATGTGGTTTAACCACCAAGCATATTGAAAGTATGGTTAAGGTCTTAAGCGGGGGCGAGCAGGCCAAGGTCAGACTCTGTAAGCTGATTAATCGAGAGACGAATGTACTGGTACTGGATGAGCCAACTAACCATCTGGATGCCGATGCCAAGGAAGAATTGAAAAGAGCGTTGACCGATTATTCCGGGGCCATTTTGATGGTCTGCCATGAACCTGAATTCTACGAAGATTTTGTTGACCAGGTCTGGGATTGCTCTCAATGGACAACAAAACTCTTTTGA
- a CDS encoding D-alanyl-D-alanine carboxypeptidase family protein, which translates to MKNKWFPLLVMAVLWIFSGFVYAEEIINDTTQVSQEVQIQESLPPAICQYRTYVQNAGYQEWVSDGEDGGTTGQGLRLEGIEIVLDTQADLFIEYRTYVENFGWQEKVTDGQFSGTTGQGLRLEGIEIALTGSDSDKYDVYYQVHAQNFGWLDWAKNGESAGSQGLGFRLEGIRILLQEKGVDVPGETDRPYVNGNVKATYQTHVENLGWQEWKSDGSVSGSTGSSLRLEAIRIELDNQGYDLGVSYETQIENIGWQAAKETGELSGTEGLGYRLEAIRMRLTGTYADLYDIYYQVHAQNYGWMDWAKNGDEAGTEGMGYRLEGIRIMVIPKGMPAPGSENLPFLTNRIFAEYRAYVQNTGWQDWRAKGDLSGNTGSDLRLEALQIQVNNSGYDVGIRYQAHVQNIGWQDWSTDGELAGTTGQSYRIESIRLSLTGYDAKMCDLYYAVYTEGFGWLPWVSTGEAAGYEGMSLRLEGIKVVILPKGSSRPANMEQELTSMTRLVNKNHSIPASYEPSDLVVLSLPSTRTTMMRAEAAAALGNLFAAAKNSGLTLYCCSGYRSYQTQASLYQWNVDTFGLAYAELVSARPGMSEHQLGLVMDVTSASVGFDLVESFANTPEGLFVKNNAHKYGFIIRYPEGQTGITGYAYEPWHLRYVGTEVANAIYNSGLTMEGFYGMN; encoded by the coding sequence ATGAAAAATAAATGGTTTCCGCTTTTAGTTATGGCAGTGCTTTGGATTTTTTCGGGATTTGTGTATGCTGAGGAAATAATAAATGACACAACTCAAGTCTCACAAGAGGTGCAGATTCAGGAATCTTTACCACCAGCTATTTGCCAGTATCGCACATACGTGCAAAATGCAGGTTATCAGGAATGGGTATCTGATGGTGAGGACGGAGGGACGACAGGCCAGGGTTTAAGACTGGAAGGGATTGAAATCGTCCTGGATACTCAAGCGGATCTTTTCATCGAATACCGCACCTATGTAGAGAATTTCGGCTGGCAGGAAAAGGTGACTGATGGCCAATTCAGTGGAACAACAGGACAGGGCCTGCGGCTTGAAGGAATAGAAATCGCTTTAACCGGATCGGATTCAGACAAGTATGATGTTTACTATCAGGTTCATGCCCAGAATTTTGGCTGGCTTGATTGGGCAAAAAATGGAGAATCAGCAGGTAGCCAGGGTTTGGGCTTTCGGTTGGAAGGCATTCGGATTCTGCTTCAGGAAAAAGGAGTTGATGTGCCGGGTGAGACCGATCGCCCATATGTTAACGGTAACGTGAAAGCAACTTATCAGACCCATGTTGAGAATCTGGGCTGGCAGGAATGGAAAAGCGATGGCTCTGTAAGCGGCAGCACTGGCAGTTCTTTAAGACTGGAAGCGATCAGAATTGAACTCGATAATCAGGGCTATGATCTGGGCGTATCCTACGAGACACAGATAGAGAATATCGGCTGGCAGGCTGCTAAAGAGACCGGAGAATTAAGTGGTACTGAAGGATTGGGCTACCGTCTGGAAGCGATCAGGATGAGACTGACCGGAACGTATGCGGACCTTTATGATATTTATTATCAGGTTCATGCTCAGAATTATGGATGGATGGACTGGGCGAAAAATGGTGATGAAGCTGGTACAGAAGGGATGGGCTACCGGCTGGAAGGTATCCGGATCATGGTTATTCCTAAGGGGATGCCAGCTCCCGGCAGTGAGAACCTGCCCTTTCTGACAAACCGTATCTTTGCCGAATACCGCGCCTATGTTCAAAATACTGGTTGGCAGGACTGGCGGGCAAAAGGGGATTTGAGTGGCAACACTGGTTCTGATTTGAGGTTGGAAGCCTTACAGATACAGGTTAACAACAGCGGTTATGATGTGGGTATCCGTTATCAGGCCCATGTTCAAAATATCGGCTGGCAGGACTGGTCTACTGATGGCGAGCTGGCAGGTACAACTGGTCAGAGCTATCGGATAGAGTCCATCAGACTAAGTCTGACTGGTTATGATGCTAAAATGTGTGATCTTTATTATGCAGTTTATACAGAAGGTTTTGGCTGGCTGCCCTGGGTTAGCACCGGTGAAGCGGCTGGATACGAAGGGATGTCTTTACGCTTGGAAGGGATAAAAGTTGTCATTTTGCCCAAAGGCAGCAGCCGACCAGCTAATATGGAACAGGAACTGACTTCGATGACTCGGCTGGTGAATAAAAACCATAGTATTCCTGCCAGTTATGAGCCGTCAGATCTGGTTGTACTGTCCTTGCCGTCTACCCGAACAACCATGATGCGGGCAGAAGCAGCCGCAGCCCTGGGTAATCTTTTTGCTGCCGCTAAAAACAGCGGACTGACCCTCTACTGCTGTTCCGGCTACCGGTCTTATCAGACCCAGGCTTCCTTGTACCAGTGGAATGTGGATACATTTGGGTTGGCTTATGCAGAACTGGTTAGTGCCCGACCTGGTATGAGCGAACATCAGCTGGGCCTGGTCATGGATGTGACCTCTGCTTCAGTGGGGTTTGATCTGGTGGAAAGTTTTGCAAATACCCCGGAAGGCCTGTTTGTTAAAAACAATGCCCATAAGTACGGTTTTATTATCCGCTATCCCGAAGGGCAGACGGGGATTACCGGTTATGCCTATGAGCCGTGGCATTTGCGTTATGTGGGAACTGAAGTAGCGAACGCCATCTATAATAGTGGATTGACTATGGAAGGGTTTTATGGGATGAATTAA
- a CDS encoding chemotaxis protein CheW, translating into MAEEKSEFPWALFNLGKEIFAVSSEYVKSIFIMENLIKMPDTAYYIKGAVNLRGEIIPVIDTRKFYGMSTIEEEVDELKVLLAQRKQDHINWVNELENSVHEKRKFTLTTDPHACAFGKWYDSYKTEDLILQQLLKKFDGPHKRIHQLAHEVERLQVQGEYNKALNLIEKARNRELSQMIKLFNSLCKEYTESRRELTIVLQNEATGKQMGMTVDKVIGVEMVLDETEELSDKMPSLQNESLKLGRREKDKAPLFMIDEEYIINL; encoded by the coding sequence GTGGCAGAAGAAAAGTCTGAATTTCCATGGGCTTTATTTAATCTGGGAAAAGAAATATTTGCCGTTTCAAGTGAATATGTTAAATCAATTTTTATCATGGAAAACCTGATAAAAATGCCGGATACAGCTTATTATATAAAAGGTGCCGTGAATTTGAGGGGGGAAATCATTCCGGTGATTGATACCCGGAAATTCTATGGAATGTCTACTATAGAAGAGGAAGTTGACGAATTAAAGGTTTTGTTGGCACAAAGAAAACAGGATCATATTAACTGGGTGAATGAACTGGAAAATTCCGTCCATGAAAAAAGAAAATTTACCTTAACCACAGATCCTCATGCCTGTGCGTTTGGCAAGTGGTATGATTCTTATAAAACAGAAGATTTGATATTGCAGCAACTTTTAAAAAAATTTGACGGGCCTCATAAAAGGATTCATCAGTTAGCTCATGAAGTTGAGCGTTTACAGGTGCAGGGTGAATACAACAAGGCCCTGAATCTGATTGAAAAGGCCAGAAATAGAGAATTAAGTCAGATGATCAAGCTGTTTAATTCATTATGTAAAGAATATACCGAAAGCCGACGGGAGCTGACCATCGTCCTTCAAAATGAAGCGACCGGTAAGCAGATGGGCATGACGGTAGACAAGGTGATTGGCGTCGAAATGGTCCTTGATGAAACCGAAGAGCTTTCAGACAAAATGCCAAGTCTGCAGAATGAGAGTTTAAAACTTGGTCGTCGTGAAAAAGATAAAGCGCCTTTATTTATGATTGATGAAGAGTATATTATTAATTTGTAA
- a CDS encoding UDP-N-acetylmuramoyl-L-alanyl-D-glutamate--2,6-diaminopimelate ligase, with protein sequence MNLLKLLKNIKVLLLQGSLNQEMNEIRIDSRKVSQNDLFICIKGARSDGHQYIKKAVSQGATAILVEHLDEDLSEFKNITILQVDDSRKALALIAANRYNHPQNKLKIIGITGTKGKTTTAHMITEILNQAGFKAGYIGTNGISYGLVKEKSDNTTPEPLKLHYTFRQMVDNGCTHVVMEASSQGFKQFRTHGLIFEYGLFLNIDYDHVGPNEHQDFDEYFNCKRMIFNQSRQMIINKSLPLWEKLAVHEKERAITFSTNSPADYFSQNYEITRSDNALGGRFELAGKIRESILLKQMLGVFNSENALAAIATCSQMGIDIQTIKSALKNFEVEGRTQLVKEALKYDRTVLIDYAHNSMSMLSLLKALKAYEPRRIICVFGTREDRPEHRRFDIGYAASKYANEIILTEDNPGSLEFEAVISEAVRGIATNNFSALKTIRDRKTAILYALEHATKEDIIVITGKGHEHYQITDGQPNYFSEEKIILEHLKRKNVKRAVLKCLPKNSSKTALRITSSS encoded by the coding sequence ATGAACTTATTAAAACTATTAAAAAATATCAAGGTCCTGCTTTTACAGGGTTCCTTAAATCAGGAAATGAATGAAATCCGGATTGATTCCCGCAAAGTTTCCCAGAATGACCTGTTTATTTGTATAAAAGGAGCCCGGTCAGATGGGCATCAGTATATTAAAAAAGCTGTCAGCCAGGGGGCAACAGCCATTCTTGTTGAACACCTGGATGAAGATTTGTCAGAATTTAAAAACATCACTATCCTGCAGGTTGACGATAGCCGAAAAGCCTTGGCTTTAATTGCCGCCAACCGCTACAATCATCCTCAAAACAAGCTAAAAATAATTGGCATCACCGGAACCAAGGGGAAAACCACAACCGCCCACATGATCACCGAAATTCTCAATCAGGCGGGTTTTAAAGCCGGCTATATTGGCACCAACGGCATTTCATACGGTCTGGTTAAAGAAAAATCCGATAATACTACCCCTGAACCGCTAAAGCTCCACTATACCTTCCGACAAATGGTTGACAACGGATGTACCCATGTCGTCATGGAAGCCTCTTCCCAGGGGTTTAAACAATTCCGGACCCATGGGCTGATTTTTGAATATGGACTATTCCTGAACATCGATTATGATCATGTCGGCCCAAATGAGCATCAGGATTTTGACGAATATTTTAACTGTAAGCGGATGATTTTTAATCAGAGCAGACAAATGATCATTAATAAAAGCCTGCCTCTTTGGGAAAAGCTGGCCGTTCACGAAAAAGAACGGGCAATCACTTTTTCGACAAACAGTCCGGCTGACTATTTTTCCCAAAACTATGAAATCACCCGTTCTGATAATGCTCTGGGAGGCCGTTTTGAACTGGCAGGAAAAATCAGGGAAAGCATCCTTCTCAAACAGATGCTGGGCGTTTTTAACAGTGAAAATGCCCTTGCTGCCATAGCCACCTGCAGTCAAATGGGGATTGATATTCAAACTATCAAAAGCGCCCTTAAAAACTTTGAAGTTGAAGGCCGTACCCAGCTTGTAAAAGAAGCGCTCAAATATGACCGAACTGTACTGATTGATTATGCTCATAACAGCATGAGTATGCTGAGCCTGCTAAAAGCCTTAAAGGCCTACGAACCGCGCCGTATCATCTGCGTCTTTGGTACCCGCGAAGATCGACCCGAACACCGACGTTTTGATATTGGCTATGCCGCTTCAAAATATGCCAATGAAATTATCCTGACTGAAGACAATCCCGGCTCACTTGAATTTGAAGCCGTCATTTCCGAAGCTGTCCGGGGGATTGCAACAAATAATTTTTCTGCTTTAAAAACGATTCGAGACCGTAAAACAGCTATCCTGTACGCCCTGGAGCATGCCACTAAAGAGGATATCATCGTAATTACCGGAAAAGGACATGAACACTATCAGATCACTGACGGCCAGCCAAATTATTTTTCCGAGGAAAAAATTATCCTTGAACACCTGAAAAGAAAAAACGTCAAGAGAGCTGTTTTGAAATGCCTCCCCAAAAACAGCTCTAAAACCGCCCTAAGAATCACCTCATCATCATAA
- a CDS encoding GGDEF domain-containing protein codes for MNYLQDLRYKGLLLLQYLIILGSLAATLIAIINSRQFSSIIINIIPGLIILIIIFLQRANRKRHNWGRIFTLVVLNLLALPILWYNSPGVNSAIPLYSLMIIILSAFFAEKMIEFLLPLAGLGVSVFMIRYTLINPDFFSQFPNHDTYISTFMISFIIVSGIIMLAVFLINKSFQKDNEKFFNMSITDELTGLYNRIYFFKSGLEAFEDFIRYSTKFTVLMIDLDSLKEVNDQHGHSAGDLVLEEFARILSDTLRTVDIPARIGGEEFAVILKNTDLKQTANVAERIRETLEETEIKFKKDILKITCSIGGQQVSSMSNSFDDVLLESEKKMTQAKEKGRNKVILKL; via the coding sequence ATGAACTATCTTCAGGATTTACGTTATAAAGGGCTGCTGTTACTTCAGTATTTGATTATACTAGGCTCACTCGCTGCGACCCTCATAGCCATTATCAATAGTCGCCAGTTTAGCAGCATTATTATCAATATTATTCCTGGATTAATCATTCTTATCATTATTTTCTTGCAACGGGCAAATCGCAAAAGACATAATTGGGGCCGCATCTTTACACTTGTCGTATTAAACCTCTTGGCCCTCCCCATTCTCTGGTATAATTCCCCGGGGGTCAATAGTGCAATCCCCTTATATTCTCTTATGATAATCATTTTATCCGCCTTTTTTGCAGAAAAAATGATTGAGTTTTTATTGCCTTTAGCCGGTCTTGGAGTTTCCGTATTCATGATTCGATATACCTTAATTAATCCAGATTTTTTTTCGCAGTTCCCAAATCATGATACATATATATCTACTTTTATGATCAGTTTTATTATCGTTTCAGGCATCATTATGCTTGCTGTTTTTCTCATTAACAAATCATTTCAAAAAGACAATGAAAAGTTTTTTAACATGTCTATCACTGACGAATTAACGGGACTATATAACAGAATATACTTTTTTAAATCCGGCCTTGAAGCTTTTGAGGACTTTATCCGATACAGCACGAAATTTACTGTACTGATGATTGACCTGGATAGCTTAAAAGAAGTCAACGACCAGCACGGTCATTCGGCAGGTGATCTTGTTCTTGAAGAATTTGCGAGAATACTGTCCGATACTTTAAGAACAGTGGATATCCCCGCTCGAATTGGTGGTGAAGAATTTGCTGTTATTTTAAAAAACACCGATCTAAAGCAAACGGCCAATGTTGCCGAAAGGATCAGAGAAACTCTTGAAGAAACAGAAATAAAATTCAAAAAAGATATCCTTAAAATAACCTGCAGTATTGGTGGCCAGCAGGTAAGCTCTATGTCTAATTCCTTCGATGACGTCCTTCTTGAAAGTGAGAAAAAGATGACTCAGGCTAAAGAAAAGGGCCGAAACAAAGTAATCTTAAAACTCTAA
- a CDS encoding MerR family transcriptional regulator gives MEYTIKELADLAGVSTRTLRYYDEIALLSPCRLNQSGYRIYSSNEVDRLQQILFYRELDFDLKTIQSLLEDPAYNRLASLKKQLTAMTTKQKHTERLIETLKKTILQEEGKTIMKDQEKFIGLKEKQIAQNEKKYGREAREKYGNDTIDAANEKLRAMTQDTYESTEALGKKINALLEEAVKNNDSPADESGRLAATLHQQWIKAYWSQYSIEAHHGLVDMYLADERFKAYYDNTIEGCAEFLRDAVKHWIN, from the coding sequence ATGGAATACACGATAAAAGAACTGGCTGACCTGGCAGGTGTTAGTACCCGCACCCTTAGATACTACGATGAAATTGCACTGCTTTCTCCCTGCCGTTTAAATCAATCAGGTTATCGCATCTACAGCAGCAATGAAGTTGATCGGCTGCAGCAGATTCTTTTCTATCGGGAACTTGACTTCGACTTGAAAACAATTCAAAGTCTTCTCGAAGATCCGGCTTATAATCGTCTGGCTTCCCTGAAAAAACAGCTCACTGCCATGACCACCAAACAAAAACATACAGAACGCTTGATTGAAACGCTTAAAAAAACTATTTTACAGGAAGAAGGAAAAACAATCATGAAAGATCAGGAGAAATTTATCGGCTTGAAAGAAAAACAAATTGCCCAAAACGAAAAAAAATATGGCCGTGAAGCCCGTGAAAAATATGGAAATGATACCATTGATGCTGCAAATGAAAAATTGAGAGCGATGACTCAGGATACCTATGAAAGTACTGAAGCGCTTGGGAAAAAAATAAACGCCCTGTTAGAAGAAGCGGTAAAAAATAATGACTCACCTGCTGACGAAAGCGGCAGGCTAGCGGCAACGCTTCATCAGCAGTGGATCAAAGCTTACTGGAGCCAATATTCAATTGAAGCTCATCATGGACTGGTTGATATGTATCTGGCTGATGAGCGGTTTAAGGCATATTATGATAATACTATCGAGGGCTGTGCCGAATTTCTTCGCGATGCCGTCAAACACTGGATCAACTAA
- a CDS encoding NAD(P)-dependent oxidoreductase — protein MKLFLYCFREFDEKKYFDVLCKEKGIDYDYTEAYPSLQNVHLAAGYDGVSFTPTKMDAGLLEAFHQAGVSCFLTRSIGYDHIDLKRAQELNLHVSNVSYPPEAVADYAIMLILMCLRKMPFIMEQSRVQNYTLKGKVGKSIGESTIGVVGTGMIGRTVIKYLSSFGCRILAYSPSAHKEVAELCEYVSFEKLLAESDVVTLHAPSTLETQHMFDKKAFEMMKTGGILINTARGNLIDTDALIEALLEGGVSAAALDVLEDEKNLYYIDRSGDCINNRQMAMLRSFPNVILTPHTAFYTETTVESMAQNTVNCLLDMAAGRENPLIIV, from the coding sequence TTGAAATTATTTTTATATTGTTTTAGAGAATTTGATGAAAAAAAGTATTTTGATGTATTGTGCAAAGAAAAAGGGATTGACTATGATTATACTGAAGCGTATCCTTCCCTTCAAAATGTCCATCTGGCAGCAGGCTATGATGGCGTCAGTTTTACGCCAACAAAAATGGATGCTGGCCTTTTGGAGGCTTTTCATCAGGCGGGTGTGTCTTGTTTTTTAACTCGATCCATCGGTTATGACCATATTGATCTGAAACGGGCACAGGAATTGAATCTTCATGTATCGAATGTTTCATACCCGCCGGAAGCAGTGGCGGATTATGCCATTATGCTGATTCTCATGTGTCTGCGAAAAATGCCTTTTATTATGGAGCAGTCGAGGGTTCAGAATTATACCCTTAAGGGGAAGGTTGGAAAAAGTATTGGGGAATCTACGATTGGGGTAGTTGGAACCGGGATGATTGGTCGGACGGTGATAAAGTATCTTTCGTCATTTGGGTGTCGTATTTTGGCCTATTCTCCAAGTGCCCACAAAGAAGTGGCCGAGCTTTGCGAATACGTATCTTTTGAAAAACTGTTGGCCGAGAGTGATGTGGTCACCCTGCATGCGCCATCAACGCTGGAAACTCAGCATATGTTTGATAAAAAGGCTTTTGAAATGATGAAAACCGGCGGGATTTTAATTAACACGGCCCGTGGAAACCTGATTGATACAGATGCCTTGATTGAGGCTCTGCTCGAAGGCGGTGTTTCTGCAGCAGCCTTGGATGTTCTGGAAGATGAAAAAAATCTTTATTATATTGATCGCTCCGGTGATTGTATCAACAACCGTCAGATGGCAATGCTCAGGTCTTTTCCAAATGTTATTTTGACACCGCACACTGCCTTTTACACCGAAACAACAGTTGAGAGTATGGCTCAGAATACGGTCAACTGTTTATTGGATATGGCAGCAGGGCGAGAGAACCCTTTGATTATTGTGTAA